The Coregonus clupeaformis isolate EN_2021a chromosome 6, ASM2061545v1, whole genome shotgun sequence genome has a segment encoding these proteins:
- the LOC121568155 gene encoding LOW QUALITY PROTEIN: integrin-linked kinase-associated serine/threonine phosphatase 2C (The sequence of the model RefSeq protein was modified relative to this genomic sequence to represent the inferred CDS: inserted 2 bases in 2 codons; substituted 1 base at 1 genomic stop codon) has protein sequence MHVPKNAGSDSSTKRFALAGNRTRVNCLEGSYAHHYTTNADRKCRRNMTNFKLTFLVATCERPCECPFFKMDLFDDLPEPTQSAAPVCPASGGTEDMSTTAGEQGAKRKREAPDDEEVVVVDEQKLEENKVCKGVPTLKGYVATQRGEREEMQDAHVLLPDTKACLSTLPTTVSRLAYFAVFDGHGGARASHFTAEHLHHTLASKFPKVETENLDKLVKKCLLDTFRQTDEDFLKKASSQXPAWMDGFTATCMLVVDDMVYVANLGDSRAVFCQMEQXNAGQGILALSKEHNPTIYEERMRIQRAGGTVRGGRVLGVLEVSKSIGDGQYKRIGVISTPDLRRCQLTPNDRFIILGCDGLFKVFSAEEAVKYVLNVLQNGSVERKEGQTEEEGRYEAACQRLANXCADNVTVILVSVSF, from the exons ATGCATGTTCCAAAGAATGCAGGCTCCGACAGTAGTACAAAACGGTTTGCGTtggccgggaatcgaacccgggtcAACTGCTTGGAAGGCAGCTATGCTCACCACTATACCACCAACGCTGACAGAAAATGTAGGAGAAACATGACCAATTTCAAA CTAACGTTCCTAGTAGCTACTTGCGAGCGCCCCTGCGAGTGCCCCTTCTTCAAGATGGATTTATTTGACGATCTTCCAGAACCAACCCAAAGCGCAG CCCCGGTCTGCCCTGCTTCAGGTGGTACAGAAGACATGTCCACCACTGCTGGAGAACAGGGGGCCAAGAGGAAAAGAGAGGCACCCGATgatgaggaggtggtggtggtggacgaACAAAAACTAGAAGAAAATAAAGTTTGTAAAG GTGTGCCTACGTTGAAGGGGTATGTAGCCactcagaggggagagagagaggagatgcagGACGCTCACGTTCTCCTACCTGACACGAAAGCCTGCCTGTCCACCCTTCCAACTACAGT GTCTCGTCTGGCCTACTTCGCTGTGTTCGACGGCCATGGAGGAGCTAGAGCTTCTCACTTCACTGCAGAACATCTTCACCACACTCTGGCCTCGAAGTTCCCCAAAG TAGAAACGGAGAACCTGGACAAACTGGTGAAGAAGTGCCTACTAGACACCTTCCGACAGACAGATGAAGACTTCCTGAAAAAAGCCTCCAGCCAATAA CCTGCCTGGATGGATGGCTTTACAGCCACCTGTATGTTAGTGGTGGATGACATGGTGTATGTGGCCAACCTGGGAGACAGCAGG gcAGTTTTCTGTCAGATGGAAC GAAATGCAGGGCAGGGCATACTGGCGCTCAGTAAGgaacacaaccccac AATATACGAGGAGCGCATGAGGATCCAGCGGGCTGGTGGCACAGT CAGGGGTGGGCGAGTCCTTGGGGTGCTGGAAGTGTCCAAGTCTATAGGAGATGGACAGTACAAACGCATTGGAGTCATATCCACACCCGACCTCAGGCGCTGTCAGCTTACACCCAATGACAG gttcaTTATCCTGGGCTGTGATGGTCTGTTTAAAGTGTTCTCTGCAGAGGAAGCTGTTAAATACGTTCTCAACGTCCTGCAG AATGGGAGTGTTGAGAGGAAGGAGgggcagacagaggaggagggccGCTATGAAGCAGCATGTCAGAGACTGGCCA GTTGTGCCGACAACGTTACCGTCATACTGGTGTCTGTTAGCTTCTGA
- the LOC121567873 gene encoding dual specificity protein phosphatase 14 isoform X1, with product MEKSTYKLSQPDSCECPFPMSFSQITQSLYLGGVDAIFKRTGLSSRNITLIVNATAEHPCPQYEGVECFQVPVLDQPHAPLACYFDAVAERIHNNQSGSTLVHCTAGRSRSPTLIMAYLMRYEGVSLRQAHEWVLKYRPHIRPNAGFWRQLMEYERRLYGKNTLRMAATSCGVLPEALDGQETIYYVNG from the coding sequence TGAGTCAGCCGGACAGCTGTGAATGTCCATTCCCCATGTCATTCTCCCAGATCACCCAGTCTCTGTATCTGGGTGGTGTGGACGCAATCTTCAAGCGCACCGGCCTCTCCAGTAGGAACATAACTCTGATAGTCAATGCCACAGCAGAGCACCCCTGTCCTCAGTACGAGGGTGTGGAGTGTTTCCAGGTACCCGTACTGGACCAGCCTCACGCCCCCCTGGCCTGCTACTTCGATGCTGTTGCAGAACGTATCCATAACAACCAGTCAGGTAGTACACTGGTCCACTGCACTGCAGGCCGGAGCCGTTCTCCTACCCTGATCATGGCTTACCTGATGAGGTATGAGGGGGTATCACTGCGCCAGGCCCATGAGTGGGTCCTGAAGTACAGACCTCATATCCGACCCAATGCTGGGTTCTGGAGGCAGCTGATGGAGTATGAGAGGAGGCTCTATGGGAAGAATACTTTGAGGATGGCTGCTACCTCCTGTGGTGTGCTGCCTGAGGCTCTGGATGGACAGGAGACTATTTACTATGTGAATGGCTGA
- the LOC121567873 gene encoding dual specificity protein phosphatase 14 isoform X2: MSQPDSCECPFPMSFSQITQSLYLGGVDAIFKRTGLSSRNITLIVNATAEHPCPQYEGVECFQVPVLDQPHAPLACYFDAVAERIHNNQSGSTLVHCTAGRSRSPTLIMAYLMRYEGVSLRQAHEWVLKYRPHIRPNAGFWRQLMEYERRLYGKNTLRMAATSCGVLPEALDGQETIYYVNG; this comes from the exons A TGAGTCAGCCGGACAGCTGTGAATGTCCATTCCCCATGTCATTCTCCCAGATCACCCAGTCTCTGTATCTGGGTGGTGTGGACGCAATCTTCAAGCGCACCGGCCTCTCCAGTAGGAACATAACTCTGATAGTCAATGCCACAGCAGAGCACCCCTGTCCTCAGTACGAGGGTGTGGAGTGTTTCCAGGTACCCGTACTGGACCAGCCTCACGCCCCCCTGGCCTGCTACTTCGATGCTGTTGCAGAACGTATCCATAACAACCAGTCAGGTAGTACACTGGTCCACTGCACTGCAGGCCGGAGCCGTTCTCCTACCCTGATCATGGCTTACCTGATGAGGTATGAGGGGGTATCACTGCGCCAGGCCCATGAGTGGGTCCTGAAGTACAGACCTCATATCCGACCCAATGCTGGGTTCTGGAGGCAGCTGATGGAGTATGAGAGGAGGCTCTATGGGAAGAATACTTTGAGGATGGCTGCTACCTCCTGTGGTGTGCTGCCTGAGGCTCTGGATGGACAGGAGACTATTTACTATGTGAATGGCTGA
- the LOC121567873 gene encoding dual specificity protein phosphatase 14 isoform X3, whose translation MSFSQITQSLYLGGVDAIFKRTGLSSRNITLIVNATAEHPCPQYEGVECFQVPVLDQPHAPLACYFDAVAERIHNNQSGSTLVHCTAGRSRSPTLIMAYLMRYEGVSLRQAHEWVLKYRPHIRPNAGFWRQLMEYERRLYGKNTLRMAATSCGVLPEALDGQETIYYVNG comes from the coding sequence ATGTCATTCTCCCAGATCACCCAGTCTCTGTATCTGGGTGGTGTGGACGCAATCTTCAAGCGCACCGGCCTCTCCAGTAGGAACATAACTCTGATAGTCAATGCCACAGCAGAGCACCCCTGTCCTCAGTACGAGGGTGTGGAGTGTTTCCAGGTACCCGTACTGGACCAGCCTCACGCCCCCCTGGCCTGCTACTTCGATGCTGTTGCAGAACGTATCCATAACAACCAGTCAGGTAGTACACTGGTCCACTGCACTGCAGGCCGGAGCCGTTCTCCTACCCTGATCATGGCTTACCTGATGAGGTATGAGGGGGTATCACTGCGCCAGGCCCATGAGTGGGTCCTGAAGTACAGACCTCATATCCGACCCAATGCTGGGTTCTGGAGGCAGCTGATGGAGTATGAGAGGAGGCTCTATGGGAAGAATACTTTGAGGATGGCTGCTACCTCCTGTGGTGTGCTGCCTGAGGCTCTGGATGGACAGGAGACTATTTACTATGTGAATGGCTGA
- the LOC121567874 gene encoding DNA-directed RNA polymerase II subunit RPB4, translated as MASGGGSTTTVGDIEEDASQLLFPKEFENAETLLNSEVHMLLEHRKQQNESAEDEQELSEVFMKTLNYTARFSRFKNRETIASVRSLLLQKKLHKFELASLANLCPEAAEEAKALIPSLEGRFEDEELQQILDDIQTKRSFQY; from the exons ATGGCGTCCGGAGGCGGTTCAACAACAACTGTCGGAGATATTGAGGAGGACGCTTCTCAGCTACTGTTCCCCAAAG AGTTCGAGAACGCGGAGACACTTCTAAACTCCGAGGTACACATGCTTCTGGAGCATCGCAAGCAGCAGAACGAGAGTGCAGAGGACGAACAAGAGCTATCGGAGGTCTTCATGAAAACTCTGAATTATACTGCACGTTTCAGCCGGTTCAAAAACAGAGAAACTATAGCCAGTGTCCGCAG CTTGCTCTTACAGAAGAAGCTGCATAAATTTGAGTTGGCCAGTTTGGCCAACCTGTGTCCAGAAGCAGCGGAGGAGGCCAAAGCCCTCATCCCTAG tctggaGGGGCGGTTTGAGGACGAGGAGCTGCAGCAGATCCTTGATGACATCCAGACCAAGAGAAGTTTCCAGTACTGA